One Peribacillus simplex NBRC 15720 = DSM 1321 genomic region harbors:
- a CDS encoding ABC transporter ATP-binding protein: MIALEVKGLNKKYRDFHLKDVSFQLEKGYIMGFIGANGAGKTTTIKSILNMIQLESGEVHILGKNMAEHELELKQDIGFAFGGIDFYTRSKIKKLTNVIKKFYKNWDDETYYNYLRRFKLDENKKIVDLSKGMKVKYSLALALSHGANLLILDEPTSGLDPVARDDLLDIFQELVLNGEISILFSTHITSDLEKCADLITFIENGQIIHSSEKEEFKESYRLLNGNETQLNQVKERLISYKINSFGFTGLIRSCDFDTSSDIKATIPSLEEIMIYFAKKEDMYV, translated from the coding sequence ATGATCGCTTTAGAGGTTAAAGGTTTAAATAAAAAGTATAGAGATTTTCATTTAAAGGATGTATCGTTTCAGCTGGAAAAGGGTTATATTATGGGCTTTATCGGTGCCAATGGCGCAGGAAAAACAACCACCATCAAATCGATTTTGAATATGATTCAATTGGAAAGCGGCGAGGTGCACATTCTGGGCAAGAACATGGCTGAACATGAACTCGAATTGAAACAGGACATCGGATTCGCATTTGGCGGCATCGATTTCTATACTCGAAGCAAAATCAAGAAATTGACCAATGTGATCAAGAAGTTCTATAAGAATTGGGATGATGAAACCTATTACAACTATCTGAGAAGATTCAAGCTGGACGAAAACAAAAAAATCGTCGACTTGTCAAAGGGAATGAAAGTAAAGTACAGCTTAGCCCTTGCCTTGTCCCATGGTGCGAATCTTCTCATTCTCGATGAGCCAACAAGCGGACTCGATCCGGTCGCAAGAGATGATTTGTTGGATATTTTTCAAGAACTCGTATTAAATGGTGAAATCAGCATTCTCTTCTCTACGCACATTACATCTGACTTGGAGAAATGCGCCGATTTAATTACCTTTATCGAAAACGGCCAAATCATCCACAGCTCGGAAAAAGAAGAATTTAAGGAATCCTATCGCCTGCTGAACGGTAATGAAACCCAGCTGAACCAGGTGAAAGAGAGGTTGATTTCATATAAAATCAATTCATTCGGCTTTACGGGATTGATCCGCTCATGCGACTTCGATACCTCTTCTGATATAAAAGCAACCATACCGAGTCTCGAGGAAATCATGATTTATTTCGCGAAAAAGGAGGATATGTATGTATAA
- a CDS encoding ABC-2 transporter permease — MYNLVMKDLKLGINPWFLALPFFAGALMLIPSWIYFIVLQYFFWISVPNICAQFKAQNDLIFTTTMPVSRKDIVKARVTVIVILELLHIVIAMIFGLFTIHLYPNMNYYFFAPHMGFWGLCFVMLAIFNIFFISMYYKTAYKYGLAATASITAALVFSGGAQWLGIQNSFVFDIFNGSGADSTALQISILIAGIAIFTVFTIAACNIAIKRLEKVDI, encoded by the coding sequence ATGTATAACTTAGTGATGAAGGATTTAAAATTAGGCATAAATCCTTGGTTTCTGGCACTGCCTTTTTTTGCAGGCGCCTTAATGCTTATTCCCAGCTGGATTTATTTTATCGTTCTTCAGTATTTTTTCTGGATCTCGGTGCCAAATATTTGTGCTCAATTTAAAGCGCAGAACGATCTAATATTTACCACGACAATGCCTGTATCCAGAAAAGACATAGTGAAGGCAAGGGTAACCGTTATTGTTATCCTGGAATTATTGCATATTGTGATAGCAATGATCTTTGGTTTGTTCACGATTCACTTGTACCCGAATATGAACTACTATTTCTTCGCACCACATATGGGTTTTTGGGGGCTGTGTTTTGTCATGCTTGCAATCTTCAACATTTTCTTTATCTCCATGTATTACAAAACGGCGTATAAATATGGTCTTGCGGCGACTGCATCCATTACGGCTGCTTTGGTTTTTTCCGGAGGTGCACAATGGTTGGGAATCCAGAATTCTTTTGTGTTTGACATTTTCAATGGTTCTGGTGCTGATAGTACAGCGCTTCAAATATCAATCCTGATTGCCGGAATTGCAATATTTACAGTATTCACTATTGCAGCCTGCAATATAGCCATTAAACGATTGGAGAAAGTGGATATTTAA
- a CDS encoding GntR family transcriptional regulator has product MNIAISNTSEKPIYQQLFEQISAKILKGEIEKGYSLPPIRQAAKELRVSVITIKKAWEELERSDLIYTITGKGCFVAELSSGDMLQKRNEMIMKQMVVDTSYYKSLGLTIEEVFELMKKVY; this is encoded by the coding sequence ATGAACATAGCTATTTCAAACACATCTGAAAAACCAATCTATCAGCAACTTTTTGAACAAATCAGCGCTAAAATTCTCAAGGGTGAGATAGAAAAAGGTTATAGTTTACCCCCAATACGACAAGCAGCCAAAGAATTGCGTGTTAGTGTTATCACTATAAAAAAAGCTTGGGAAGAACTTGAACGAAGTGATTTGATTTATACTATAACTGGTAAAGGGTGTTTTGTAGCCGAACTCTCATCCGGTGATATGCTTCAAAAACGTAATGAAATGATCATGAAGCAAATGGTTGTTGACACTTCTTATTACAAATCCCTTGGCCTTACCATAGAAGAGGTTTTTGAGCTTATGAAGAAGGTTTATTAA
- a CDS encoding TrkH family potassium uptake protein — protein sequence MSKVRVWLEKRSPAQIITGYYLLAVIISILLFSLPEVYKPRVEVSFFDKVFMAVSVVTDTGMTIFNISETYSVFGYFIIMLVLQFGGIGIMAMSTFFWILLGQKIGLKKRRLIMIDNNQFELSGLVRLVRDILKMILFIELFGGLILGFYFLNYYPTWKEAFLQGLFSSVCATTNAGMDITGESYIPYANDYFVQLMTIIQIIIGAIGFPVLIEVKEYLSRKNSEYPFRFSLFTKLTTITYGILLVIGTILILLLEFQHYFKDVSWHKAFFYAFFQSATTRSTGFTTMDITEFSMPTLLVMSVFMFIGGSPNSMGGGIRTTTLALNLLFIYNFAKGKRDIKVFNRELHQYDIMKSFAITLLAIVMCFISVIAISISDKQQQLIAIFLEVCSAFGTVGLSMGITPDLSIFAKCILMILMFIGRIGLTSFFFIIGGEDNKEDNYHYPKERVITG from the coding sequence GTGAGTAAAGTACGAGTCTGGCTGGAAAAACGTTCGCCTGCCCAAATTATTACAGGCTATTATTTACTAGCAGTTATTATATCAATTCTACTATTTAGCCTACCCGAGGTTTATAAACCTCGGGTAGAAGTGTCTTTTTTTGATAAAGTTTTCATGGCTGTCAGTGTAGTGACTGACACAGGTATGACCATATTTAATATATCGGAAACTTATAGCGTATTTGGGTATTTTATTATTATGCTCGTGTTACAATTTGGGGGCATTGGCATTATGGCCATGAGCACATTTTTTTGGATACTTTTGGGCCAGAAAATTGGATTAAAAAAACGGCGTCTAATAATGATTGACAATAATCAGTTTGAATTATCAGGACTCGTTCGATTAGTTCGGGATATTCTAAAGATGATTCTCTTTATTGAACTTTTCGGAGGACTCATTTTGGGATTTTATTTCTTGAATTATTATCCTACTTGGAAGGAAGCATTTCTTCAAGGCCTATTTTCATCGGTTTGCGCGACGACAAATGCTGGTATGGATATAACCGGAGAATCTTATATTCCTTATGCGAATGATTATTTTGTACAATTGATGACGATTATACAAATTATCATTGGAGCAATTGGGTTTCCTGTATTAATAGAAGTGAAGGAATATTTATCTAGGAAAAATAGTGAATACCCTTTCCGTTTTTCATTATTTACAAAGTTAACGACAATTACATACGGAATTCTTCTTGTTATTGGGACAATCCTTATTTTGCTACTTGAATTTCAACATTATTTTAAGGATGTGTCATGGCATAAAGCGTTTTTTTATGCTTTTTTCCAATCAGCGACTACAAGAAGCACCGGATTTACTACAATGGATATTACAGAATTTTCAATGCCTACACTTCTAGTTATGAGTGTTTTCATGTTTATAGGCGGATCTCCCAATTCTATGGGCGGTGGAATCAGGACGACTACGCTCGCTTTAAATCTATTATTTATTTATAACTTTGCGAAAGGAAAGCGTGATATCAAAGTCTTTAATCGTGAACTTCATCAGTATGATATTATGAAATCATTTGCCATTACGTTATTAGCTATTGTCATGTGCTTCATATCAGTTATTGCTATAAGTATTTCCGATAAACAGCAGCAGCTTATTGCTATTTTTTTGGAAGTTTGCTCTGCCTTCGGTACAGTAGGCTTATCCATGGGGATTACCCCAGATCTTAGTATTTTTGCGAAATGTATTCTTATGATTTTAATGTTTATTGGAAGAATTGGTTTAACTTCTTTCTTTTTTATCATCGGAGGAGAAGACAATAAGGAAGATAATTATCATTATCCAAAAGAGAGAGTTATTACAGGTTAA
- a CDS encoding SMI1/KNR4 family protein translates to MNITGYGQATQEAINDFERYVDFEIPADYKQFLLEYNEGTTIVQQGNFYVDALDTLVSLKVLYGIDFNEKELDLMKWHEEYKKDLHTNCIIIGSDTYAGKILLINNDEEKGIYFWDQGWYSDPSSQDENIYKVAESFKSFIEGLKVLNEI, encoded by the coding sequence ATGAACATTACTGGATATGGACAAGCCACACAGGAAGCAATCAATGACTTTGAGCGATATGTTGATTTTGAAATCCCTGCCGATTATAAACAATTTCTCCTTGAATATAATGAAGGTACTACTATCGTGCAACAAGGTAATTTTTATGTGGATGCGTTAGACACACTTGTTTCATTAAAAGTATTATATGGAATTGATTTTAATGAAAAAGAGCTTGATTTGATGAAATGGCATGAGGAGTATAAGAAAGACTTACATACGAATTGCATCATAATAGGTAGTGATACGTACGCAGGTAAAATCCTCTTGATAAATAATGATGAGGAAAAAGGAATCTACTTCTGGGATCAAGGGTGGTATTCGGATCCATCAAGCCAGGACGAAAATATCTATAAGGTTGCAGAAAGCTTTAAATCTTTTATTGAAGGACTGAAGGTCCTGAATGAGATCTAA